One Henriciella litoralis genomic window carries:
- a CDS encoding baseplate multidomain protein megatron — translation MGQIILSQVGQAAGSAFLPNGLSVFGANISGAAIGGAIGSLAGSAIDASLASPINGPRLKSLHIMESREGAGIANVYGRMRVGGQLIWASRFRERRRERSAGKGGPKITDYSYSVSLAVAICEGPITRIGRVWANGEVMALGEVNWRLYKGEEDQLPDPLIEAIEGAEKAPAYRGTAYIVFEDLPLDAYGNRLPQLSFEVIRASDAADGLKSLVKGVNIIPASGEFVYAATVVRERRFPGIERPLNMNNGNGIADFSLSLDQLEDELPSANSAALTVAWFGDDLRVGQCSVSTGVETRERASVPIGWGVAGKTRDTAKLISQDGANANYGGTPSDAAVIEGIQEMKARGLSVTLSPFLLMDVPPGNGLADPYGAAEQAAFPWRGRMTSAPDGTAAVRADIDAFLGNDNDYGFRHFILHHARLAVEAGGVEAILIGSEMKGLTCLRDETGAFPFVEGLVQLAADVKAIVGPETKVSYAADWTEYGAYVPPDGSGDVLFPLDAFWASPHVDFVGVDWYPPSGDWRDGDTHLDALAGYASADDPAYLASQMQGGEAFDWYYASDADRDAQLRTPITDTAHGEHWVFRQKDLAGWWQNAHFERPGGVRVTTSTGWQAGMKPVRLMEIGFPAVDKGANAPNLFIDPKSAESALPPYSSGARNDVLQRRALEAALAFWEGQSFVEHSFVWAWDGRPWPDFPAREDIWSDGANWARGHWLNGRTGLISLDETVADLGLRAGVPLETSRLDGLVEGYLLEGPTTLRAALEPFRAMHGLFAMERGEGLVIGVPGETSPVAIAQDDIAMPEPELTWHLLDKRPGRLVLAYIDADGSYEPAMVDARDEAGDPSHSVDAALPVLMSESVARSVAADLLETMGNSDTAQVALSPAWSALEPGDDIMLPELEGVWTVDEIVDSGLLRELSLQRPRDQQTLLAGGVPSAGTTAEQTPDAELVFIDGPVLHPEQGVGPILAATSTPWPGRLNVTAGPDAATATVRGAVQSPAKIGQLLAPLNLGPESRWDEAGELVIEIEDADFSSVANLAALAGQTRVVVAGDEGWECVGYRSAELLSENSWRLTGLLRGQGGSVVTSASAGAACVIVDDALIEADFGRDETGLSLIWQAGDAPGVAYTHENLASLPWLVAQLRAKRLSENNVALSWLPRGRDIPDNWDLPDPTNPRNYLVEGLVSGQVAWSETVSEPQFTATEPCELVRVSQIGTDGRRGRWVSILVPPS, via the coding sequence ATGGGACAGATCATTCTTTCGCAGGTGGGGCAGGCGGCCGGGTCCGCTTTCCTGCCCAATGGCCTGAGCGTGTTCGGGGCGAACATCTCCGGCGCAGCCATTGGCGGCGCGATCGGCTCACTTGCAGGCTCGGCGATCGACGCCTCGCTGGCCTCGCCGATAAATGGCCCGCGGCTGAAATCGCTGCACATCATGGAGAGCCGTGAGGGCGCCGGGATTGCGAATGTCTATGGACGGATGCGCGTTGGTGGGCAGCTGATCTGGGCATCCCGCTTCAGAGAGCGCCGCCGTGAGCGATCTGCCGGCAAGGGCGGCCCCAAGATCACCGATTACAGCTATTCGGTCAGCCTTGCCGTCGCGATTTGCGAAGGACCGATCACGCGGATTGGCCGGGTCTGGGCGAATGGCGAGGTGATGGCGCTCGGCGAGGTTAACTGGCGCCTCTATAAGGGAGAGGAAGACCAGCTGCCAGACCCGCTCATCGAAGCGATTGAAGGGGCTGAAAAAGCGCCAGCCTATCGCGGGACCGCCTATATCGTGTTCGAGGATCTGCCGCTGGATGCCTATGGCAATCGCCTCCCGCAGCTCAGCTTTGAAGTGATCCGCGCCAGCGATGCTGCCGACGGCCTGAAAAGCCTTGTGAAAGGTGTGAACATCATCCCGGCTTCGGGCGAGTTCGTCTATGCGGCGACCGTGGTGCGCGAGCGGCGCTTTCCGGGGATTGAGCGCCCGCTCAACATGAATAATGGCAACGGGATTGCGGATTTCTCCCTGTCGCTCGATCAGCTTGAAGATGAGTTGCCATCCGCCAATTCAGCTGCGCTGACAGTGGCCTGGTTTGGCGACGATTTGCGGGTTGGACAATGCTCGGTCAGCACGGGCGTGGAGACGCGTGAGCGCGCCAGCGTCCCGATAGGCTGGGGCGTAGCGGGCAAGACGCGCGACACTGCCAAGCTGATCAGCCAGGATGGCGCGAACGCCAATTATGGCGGCACGCCAAGCGACGCGGCTGTCATCGAGGGCATTCAGGAGATGAAGGCGCGCGGCCTCTCGGTGACACTATCGCCCTTCCTGTTAATGGATGTGCCGCCCGGAAACGGGCTTGCCGACCCCTATGGCGCCGCTGAGCAGGCGGCGTTCCCATGGCGTGGCCGGATGACGAGTGCCCCAGATGGGACGGCAGCGGTGCGCGCTGACATCGACGCGTTTCTGGGCAATGACAATGATTACGGGTTTCGTCATTTCATCCTGCATCACGCCCGGCTTGCTGTTGAGGCGGGCGGCGTTGAGGCCATTCTGATTGGCAGCGAGATGAAAGGCCTGACGTGTTTGCGCGATGAGACCGGCGCGTTCCCGTTTGTCGAAGGGCTGGTCCAGCTGGCCGCCGACGTGAAGGCGATTGTTGGGCCCGAAACAAAGGTCTCCTACGCGGCCGACTGGACCGAATACGGGGCGTACGTGCCGCCGGATGGGTCTGGCGATGTCCTCTTCCCGCTCGACGCGTTCTGGGCGTCACCTCATGTCGATTTCGTTGGTGTGGACTGGTATCCGCCGTCGGGCGACTGGCGCGATGGCGACACGCATCTCGATGCGCTGGCAGGCTACGCGTCGGCGGATGATCCGGCCTATCTCGCAAGCCAGATGCAGGGCGGCGAAGCGTTTGACTGGTATTATGCCAGCGACGCAGATCGCGACGCTCAATTACGGACGCCGATTACCGACACGGCCCATGGAGAGCATTGGGTGTTCCGCCAGAAAGATCTCGCCGGATGGTGGCAGAATGCTCATTTTGAGCGGCCAGGCGGTGTGCGGGTAACGACATCGACGGGCTGGCAGGCAGGCATGAAGCCGGTCCGCCTCATGGAGATCGGCTTTCCGGCTGTCGACAAGGGCGCGAATGCGCCGAACCTGTTTATTGATCCGAAAAGCGCCGAGAGCGCGCTGCCGCCCTATTCGAGCGGGGCACGAAACGATGTCCTTCAACGCCGCGCGCTGGAGGCGGCCCTGGCGTTCTGGGAGGGGCAATCCTTTGTCGAACACAGCTTTGTCTGGGCGTGGGATGGGCGGCCGTGGCCGGATTTTCCTGCGCGCGAAGATATATGGAGCGACGGGGCAAACTGGGCGCGTGGGCATTGGCTGAACGGGCGGACAGGGCTTATCAGCCTCGATGAGACAGTCGCTGATCTGGGCTTGCGGGCTGGCGTTCCATTAGAGACCAGCCGTCTGGATGGTCTGGTTGAAGGCTATCTGCTGGAGGGGCCGACAACGCTAAGAGCGGCGCTCGAGCCATTTCGGGCGATGCATGGGCTGTTTGCAATGGAGCGCGGAGAGGGGCTTGTGATTGGCGTGCCGGGGGAAACCTCTCCCGTCGCTATCGCGCAAGACGATATCGCCATGCCTGAACCCGAATTGACGTGGCATCTGCTCGATAAACGACCGGGCCGGTTGGTGCTGGCCTATATCGACGCGGATGGAAGTTATGAGCCGGCGATGGTCGATGCCCGCGATGAGGCGGGTGATCCATCTCATTCGGTCGATGCCGCGCTACCAGTGTTGATGTCGGAAAGCGTCGCGCGATCGGTGGCGGCGGATCTGCTGGAGACGATGGGCAATTCGGACACGGCGCAAGTTGCGCTTTCACCTGCCTGGAGTGCGCTTGAGCCGGGCGACGATATCATGCTGCCTGAGCTGGAGGGTGTCTGGACGGTCGATGAAATCGTCGATAGCGGCCTGCTTCGTGAGCTGTCCTTACAACGACCAAGGGATCAGCAGACCCTGCTGGCGGGCGGCGTTCCATCTGCTGGAACCACAGCTGAGCAGACGCCAGATGCAGAGCTAGTCTTCATCGACGGCCCGGTGCTGCATCCCGAGCAGGGCGTTGGCCCGATCCTCGCCGCGACGAGCACGCCTTGGCCGGGTAGGCTGAACGTGACGGCAGGACCGGACGCGGCGACAGCGACGGTTCGCGGGGCCGTTCAATCGCCTGCGAAAATCGGTCAATTGCTTGCGCCGCTGAACCTTGGGCCAGAGAGCCGCTGGGACGAAGCCGGTGAACTGGTGATCGAGATTGAAGATGCCGACTTTTCCAGCGTCGCAAATCTCGCCGCCCTGGCCGGGCAAACGCGGGTGGTGGTCGCTGGCGACGAAGGCTGGGAGTGTGTCGGGTATCGCTCAGCAGAGCTCCTGTCTGAAAATTCGTGGAGGCTTACCGGCCTTTTGCGCGGGCAGGGCGGGTCAGTTGTGACGAGCGCTTCGGCTGGCGCGGCATGTGTTATTGTCGATGACGCGCTGATCGAGGCCGATTTCGGGCGTGATGAAACGGGTCTGTCTCTTATCTGGCAGGCAGGGGACGCGCCCGGCGTCGCCTACACGCACGAGAATCTTGCCTCTCTGCCATGGCTAGTTGCGCAGTTGCGGGCAAAGCGATTGAGCGAAAATAATGTCGCCCTGTCATGGCTGCCGCGTGGCCGCGATATCCCGGACAATTGGGACCTGCCAGACCCGACCAATCCCCGAAACTATCTGGTAGAGGGGCTTGTTTCCGGGCAGGTGGCATGGTCGGAAACGGTCAGCGAACCCCAGTTTACAGCGACAGAGCCATGCGAGCTTGTGCGCGTTTCGCAAATCGGAACTGATGGTCGGCGCGGACGATGGGTTTCAATCCTTGTGCCGCCTTCCTAA
- a CDS encoding phage portal protein has translation MRWPWTKIETRSARTSLVALANLPSNGWGGVDAGTLMRDGYIGNAIVYRCVRMIAEAAASIPLKCSDETAGELLSQPSPDEAGRVFLERLYGDLQITGNAWAEAVTLAGDETPKGLFALRADTVRPMTNAQGGLIGWTVRQRRGERSIARESDGWIPVLHLKLYHPSDSVLGLSPLAAARKALDIHNGAAAWAKALIDNAARPSGALVYGRDGATLTPDQFDRLKDELDSAHTGAANAGRPLLLDGGLDWKPMSLSPAEMDFAGTRNAAAREIALAFGVPPMLLGIPGDNTYATYKEANLAFWRLTVLPLVHKVSDALAIWLSARFDDVAIRPDLDEVPAFAAEREAMWTRLENASFLSVDEKRKLAGLQ, from the coding sequence ATGAGATGGCCCTGGACTAAAATCGAGACGCGTTCTGCCAGAACATCGCTGGTTGCGCTGGCGAATTTGCCATCGAATGGATGGGGCGGTGTCGATGCCGGCACCTTGATGCGTGACGGCTATATCGGCAACGCAATTGTCTATCGATGCGTGCGCATGATCGCAGAAGCCGCCGCTTCCATTCCGCTGAAATGCAGTGATGAGACGGCTGGTGAATTGCTGTCGCAGCCTTCGCCGGATGAGGCAGGCCGGGTCTTTCTGGAGCGCCTTTATGGCGACCTTCAGATTACCGGAAATGCCTGGGCTGAAGCGGTTACGCTCGCCGGAGATGAGACGCCGAAAGGTCTCTTCGCACTCCGTGCCGATACCGTCCGCCCGATGACGAATGCGCAGGGCGGACTGATCGGCTGGACGGTGCGCCAGCGCCGCGGCGAGCGCTCTATTGCGCGCGAGTCTGATGGGTGGATCCCTGTGCTTCATCTGAAGCTCTACCACCCATCCGATAGTGTCCTTGGCCTGTCGCCGCTGGCGGCCGCGCGCAAGGCGCTTGATATTCACAATGGGGCAGCCGCCTGGGCGAAGGCGCTGATCGACAATGCGGCCCGTCCGTCGGGCGCGCTGGTCTATGGGCGCGATGGCGCAACGCTGACGCCTGACCAGTTCGACCGCCTGAAAGACGAGCTTGATAGTGCACATACGGGCGCAGCGAATGCGGGTCGGCCATTGCTGTTGGATGGCGGCCTCGACTGGAAGCCGATGTCCCTGTCGCCAGCGGAGATGGATTTTGCTGGCACACGCAATGCCGCCGCGCGCGAAATTGCGCTGGCGTTTGGCGTGCCGCCCATGCTGCTCGGCATTCCGGGCGACAATACTTACGCGACCTATAAGGAGGCCAATCTGGCCTTCTGGCGGCTCACGGTTTTGCCACTGGTTCACAAGGTGTCAGACGCTCTGGCGATCTGGCTGTCAGCGCGCTTCGACGATGTCGCGATCCGCCCGGACCTTGATGAGGTGCCAGCTTTCGCAGCGGAGCGTGAGGCGATGTGGACGCGTCTGGAAAACGCGTCATTCCTCAGCGTGGATGAGAAGCGCAAACTGGCGGGTCTGCAATGA
- a CDS encoding head-tail connector protein, producing MTLTVISPPGETALPLAAAKAFLRIGHDGEDTLVADLVASATAQLETATGLALVSRVLRQSWRCWPTGFGASGALLRPGPARALTSVTLIDEADSETDLSSLFELVGDRLCLKPSSWLPPIPLGGRVEVTFEAGFGADTDIPADLVQALKSILASAYRRGSDDGIPDEARAIIAARREVRI from the coding sequence ATGACACTGACGGTGATTTCACCGCCGGGCGAGACGGCTTTGCCTCTGGCTGCGGCAAAAGCATTCCTGCGGATCGGGCATGATGGCGAAGACACGCTGGTTGCGGATCTTGTCGCCAGTGCGACGGCGCAGCTGGAGACGGCGACAGGCCTTGCGCTTGTAAGCCGGGTCCTGCGCCAAAGCTGGCGCTGTTGGCCTACAGGGTTTGGCGCTTCCGGCGCCTTGCTGCGACCTGGCCCGGCCAGAGCTCTGACAAGTGTGACGCTGATTGATGAGGCTGACAGCGAAACGGATCTCTCCAGCCTTTTTGAGCTGGTCGGTGATAGGCTTTGCCTCAAGCCATCGAGCTGGCTGCCGCCCATTCCATTGGGGGGGCGGGTTGAGGTGACGTTTGAGGCGGGGTTTGGAGCGGATACCGACATTCCGGCTGACCTTGTTCAGGCACTTAAGTCTATTCTCGCTTCGGCCTATCGACGGGGCAGCGATGATGGCATTCCTGATGAGGCCCGCGCGATTATCGCGGCTCGCCGGGAGGTGCGAATATGA
- a CDS encoding GTA-gp10 family protein, translated as MNGARGETSIVVDGVERRLCLTLGALAEIETAFGCQTLGELEARMRRLSASELMQVLSALLRGAGESDAAAALQASAVGAGAAAKAVAEAFRAALD; from the coding sequence ATGAACGGCGCGCGGGGCGAAACCAGCATTGTCGTGGACGGCGTTGAGCGGCGGCTTTGCCTGACTTTAGGGGCGCTGGCTGAGATCGAGACCGCGTTTGGCTGCCAAACGCTCGGTGAGCTTGAGGCGCGAATGCGGCGTCTGTCGGCGAGTGAACTGATGCAGGTGCTGTCGGCGCTGCTGCGCGGGGCAGGTGAGAGTGATGCGGCGGCTGCTTTGCAAGCCTCAGCGGTCGGTGCCGGGGCGGCGGCCAAGGCGGTCGCGGAGGCGTTTCGTGCTGCCCTGGACTGA
- a CDS encoding HK97 family phage prohead protease, which produces MNRAVLIEGYAALFGAPDLSGDVVRAGAFARSLRRGGVPMLMQHKSGALAGRWTRLTEDGRGLFVRGLVEADGSKAMLNAGLNGLSIGFRARLWRPRAEGGRELIDVDLVEVSLVGQPMQPRARFSTVGGAARAA; this is translated from the coding sequence ATGAATAGGGCTGTGCTGATCGAAGGCTATGCCGCGCTGTTTGGTGCGCCGGACCTGTCAGGCGATGTCGTTAGGGCCGGGGCGTTCGCTCGAAGCCTGCGGCGCGGCGGCGTGCCGATGCTGATGCAACACAAGAGCGGTGCGCTGGCGGGACGGTGGACGCGGCTCACCGAAGATGGGCGCGGGCTTTTCGTGCGCGGCCTAGTCGAGGCTGATGGCTCCAAAGCGATGCTGAATGCGGGGTTGAATGGCCTGTCCATCGGCTTTCGCGCCCGGCTGTGGCGGCCACGCGCAGAAGGTGGGCGAGAGCTGATCGATGTCGATCTCGTCGAAGTGTCGCTGGTGGGCCAGCCCATGCAGCCGCGCGCAAGATTTTCAACAGTTGGAGGGGCTGCGCGGGCAGCCTGA
- a CDS encoding phage tail tape measure C-terminal domain-containing protein produces MDEFQDSLTRAGDAVSALVEGPGAVAARSLEQAFARAGDGIEAALSRAARSGELDFAQMAQSVIADLARIAAEAALARAGIGQASQAFTVNINGSGSGAGSLPVGARGDISKAVAKAAAMGGRYR; encoded by the coding sequence ATGGACGAGTTTCAGGACAGTCTGACGCGTGCAGGCGATGCCGTCTCAGCGCTGGTCGAGGGGCCGGGCGCAGTGGCCGCGCGTTCGCTTGAGCAAGCCTTTGCCCGCGCGGGTGATGGCATAGAGGCCGCGCTTTCAAGAGCGGCCCGGTCAGGCGAGCTCGACTTCGCGCAGATGGCGCAGTCGGTGATTGCCGATCTCGCCCGGATTGCCGCTGAAGCGGCCCTGGCGCGGGCGGGGATTGGTCAGGCGTCACAGGCGTTCACGGTGAATATCAATGGGAGCGGCTCCGGCGCTGGCAGTCTGCCGGTCGGTGCGCGAGGGGATATCTCCAAGGCTGTCGCCAAGGCCGCAGCGATGGGAGGGCGCTACCGATGA
- a CDS encoding DUF2163 domain-containing protein, protein MKLIDNAFAMRLSADVLTTCLCWRLERRDAVVIGLTDHDRTVQYDGLDYEPGASVAAGRFETAGGLRPGRASAAGALSADAISDADLAAGLWDGARVDVYRVDWEAPSLGELIWTGYFTEISQTGAGFEASLISLKADLERRLGRSYSRGCDARLGDARCGLTGVEGERCDKRFETCRDVFANAENFRGFPHMPGQDFLLAGPSGSGNDGGRR, encoded by the coding sequence ATGAAACTGATCGATAACGCTTTTGCTATGCGCCTGTCGGCCGATGTGCTCACGACATGTCTCTGCTGGCGTCTGGAGCGCCGGGACGCCGTCGTCATCGGGCTGACCGATCATGATCGGACGGTTCAGTATGACGGGCTCGATTATGAGCCGGGCGCGTCGGTTGCGGCGGGGCGGTTTGAGACGGCTGGCGGGCTTCGTCCTGGCCGCGCCTCTGCCGCAGGCGCGCTGTCAGCCGATGCGATCAGCGACGCGGATCTCGCCGCTGGTCTCTGGGACGGCGCACGCGTGGATGTGTACCGCGTGGACTGGGAGGCGCCTTCTCTCGGTGAGCTCATCTGGACGGGATACTTCACTGAGATTTCGCAGACGGGCGCTGGGTTCGAGGCGAGCCTCATCTCTCTAAAAGCCGATCTGGAGCGGCGTCTTGGCCGCAGTTATTCGCGTGGCTGCGATGCGCGCCTTGGTGATGCGCGCTGCGGTCTGACGGGCGTTGAGGGCGAGCGTTGCGACAAGCGGTTTGAGACTTGCCGAGACGTCTTCGCCAACGCCGAGAACTTTCGCGGGTTTCCGCATATGCCGGGACAGGACTTCCTGCTCGCCGGCCCATCCGGCAGCGGCAATGATGGGGGGCGGCGATGA
- a CDS encoding phage major tail protein, TP901-1 family → MAGQKGRDVLIKISDGGSPEAFTTLAGVRTTEIELNQRPVDATSADSPDGWRELLAGVGLRAMRVRGRGLFKDAASDARMRSVFFAGEIARWTLVVPGLGSFVGPFQIAQLSWGGTHDGEATLAVELQSAGELAFEVAA, encoded by the coding sequence ATGGCTGGCCAGAAAGGACGCGATGTCCTGATCAAGATTTCCGATGGTGGGTCACCGGAAGCATTCACGACGCTGGCCGGTGTGCGGACCACCGAGATTGAGCTGAACCAGCGACCCGTCGATGCGACGAGTGCGGATAGCCCGGATGGCTGGCGCGAATTGCTGGCGGGCGTGGGTCTGCGCGCGATGCGGGTACGAGGGCGGGGCCTCTTCAAGGATGCGGCCAGCGATGCGCGCATGCGGAGCGTGTTCTTTGCAGGCGAAATAGCGCGATGGACGCTGGTCGTTCCGGGGCTTGGGTCTTTTGTCGGACCATTCCAGATCGCCCAGCTCTCCTGGGGTGGCACGCATGATGGCGAAGCGACGCTTGCGGTCGAGCTGCAAAGCGCCGGCGAGCTTGCTTTTGAGGTGGCGGCATGA
- a CDS encoding phage major capsid protein — MTKETKMAAPEKVSTEDVMSAFEAYKQANEARLTEIEAKGASDPLIDDKLKKLDRRLDQLSLKAARPDTDAPAVEADTARADAWSRYMRSGDESGLARLDVKSLSAGTDDQGGYTAPAELDRLIEARLMQASPMRQIASVRQTSAGIYRKPVSLGVGAAWAGETAARPETTTAGLSLLEFPAGELYAMPAATQTLLNDSYADVDEWLADEVEAAFSVQESAAFVTGDGAGKPRGFLDYTIVADASHAWGQIGSVAGDFTVDDAGDQLIDLIQAPKSQYRANGRFVMNRRTVAAVRKLKDADGRYLWQPGLNGEAQTIFGYPVTELEDMPDIGTGNAAIAFGDFRRGYLIADRQGAQVLRDPYSAKPYVLFYTTKRVGGGVQNFDAIKVMEF; from the coding sequence ATGACCAAGGAAACCAAGATGGCGGCGCCTGAAAAGGTATCGACCGAAGACGTGATGTCGGCGTTCGAAGCCTACAAACAAGCCAATGAGGCCCGCCTTACCGAAATTGAAGCGAAGGGCGCCAGTGATCCGCTGATCGATGACAAGCTGAAGAAGCTGGACCGCCGGCTGGACCAGCTGAGCCTGAAGGCGGCGCGGCCCGACACGGATGCGCCAGCTGTAGAGGCCGACACGGCCCGCGCGGATGCATGGTCGCGCTATATGCGCAGCGGCGATGAAAGCGGCCTGGCGCGGCTCGATGTGAAGTCGCTGTCTGCGGGTACGGACGATCAGGGTGGCTATACCGCGCCGGCTGAGCTGGACCGTCTGATTGAGGCGCGTCTGATGCAGGCCTCGCCCATGCGCCAGATTGCAAGCGTTCGGCAGACCTCTGCTGGCATCTATCGCAAGCCGGTGAGCCTCGGTGTTGGCGCGGCCTGGGCCGGTGAAACGGCAGCGCGTCCGGAAACCACGACAGCTGGGCTCAGCCTTCTGGAATTTCCGGCCGGTGAACTCTACGCCATGCCGGCGGCCACGCAGACTCTGCTCAACGATAGCTATGCTGACGTCGATGAATGGCTGGCGGATGAGGTTGAGGCGGCGTTCTCAGTTCAGGAAAGCGCAGCCTTTGTCACGGGCGATGGGGCGGGCAAGCCGCGCGGCTTTCTCGACTATACCATCGTGGCTGATGCCTCTCACGCCTGGGGGCAGATTGGCTCGGTGGCAGGTGACTTTACGGTCGATGATGCGGGCGACCAGCTGATCGATCTCATTCAGGCGCCAAAGAGCCAGTACCGGGCAAATGGCCGCTTCGTGATGAACCGCCGCACGGTGGCGGCTGTCCGCAAGCTGAAAGACGCCGATGGCCGCTATCTCTGGCAGCCGGGCCTCAATGGCGAGGCGCAAACCATCTTTGGCTATCCAGTGACCGAGCTGGAAGACATGCCGGACATTGGCACGGGCAATGCCGCAATTGCGTTTGGCGACTTCCGCCGGGGCTATCTCATTGCCGACAGGCAGGGCGCACAAGTGCTGCGCGACCCATATTCGGCCAAGCCATATGTGCTCTTCTACACGACCAAACGGGTCGGCGGCGGCGTCCAGAACTTCGATGCCATCAAGGTGATGGAGTTCTAG
- a CDS encoding DUF3168 domain-containing protein — translation MSADGMIWSAGADLQRAFLMALRADSDVQALLGTPARIYDDETPEPVFPCAQLERHEVADRGSAGSAGQAHTITLGVRSRFGGRAAAQEIVGTLRAATDRLEVSLSGQRIVLVQTVYCDVMRTSDLREFRGIVRVRLLTEEAS, via the coding sequence ATGAGCGCCGACGGCATGATCTGGTCTGCCGGAGCAGACCTCCAGCGTGCATTTCTGATGGCTCTGCGAGCCGATAGCGACGTCCAGGCGCTGCTCGGGACACCGGCCCGCATCTATGATGACGAGACGCCCGAACCTGTCTTTCCGTGTGCGCAATTAGAGCGCCACGAAGTCGCTGATCGCGGCAGCGCGGGGAGCGCCGGGCAAGCCCATACGATCACGCTTGGTGTGCGGTCCCGCTTTGGTGGGCGGGCAGCGGCGCAGGAGATTGTTGGCACGCTGAGGGCGGCGACGGACAGGCTGGAGGTGTCGCTGAGCGGGCAGCGCATTGTGCTGGTCCAGACGGTCTATTGCGACGTGATGCGGACCAGCGATCTGCGCGAATTTCGCGGCATCGTACGCGTGCGACTTCTGACAGAGGAGGCGAGCTGA
- a CDS encoding phage tail assembly chaperone, with amino-acid sequence MLPWTEMMKAAALRGVMPRSFWQLSLKEWRALFGDAGGVIGRTDLARLMDQHPDKEGS; translated from the coding sequence GTGCTGCCCTGGACTGAGATGATGAAGGCGGCCGCGCTTCGCGGAGTTATGCCCCGATCATTCTGGCAGCTGTCTCTGAAAGAGTGGCGCGCGCTGTTTGGCGACGCTGGCGGCGTCATCGGCCGGACTGATCTGGCGCGCCTGATGGACCAACACCCCGACAAGGAAGGATCGTGA
- a CDS encoding NlpC/P60 family protein, with amino-acid sequence MKRADIIAAAEGWLGTPYQHQASRKGAGTDCLGLLRGIWRELVGAEPQETPPYTPDWADVSAQDTLLDVARRHLVEVPIGEARAGDVLLFRMGLGCAAKHCAVLTGPGQIIHAYWGRNVCTTRLVPWWERRIAGAFSFPGLED; translated from the coding sequence ATGAAGCGCGCCGACATCATTGCGGCGGCGGAGGGCTGGCTCGGCACGCCGTATCAGCATCAAGCAAGCCGGAAGGGCGCCGGGACCGATTGTCTGGGGCTGCTGCGCGGCATCTGGCGTGAACTGGTCGGCGCGGAGCCGCAAGAGACCCCGCCCTATACGCCAGACTGGGCTGATGTTTCCGCGCAAGACACGCTGCTGGATGTCGCCCGGCGTCATCTTGTCGAGGTGCCGATTGGCGAGGCGCGAGCAGGCGACGTCTTACTGTTTCGAATGGGCCTTGGCTGCGCGGCCAAGCACTGCGCAGTGCTGACGGGGCCAGGGCAAATTATCCACGCATATTGGGGCCGAAATGTCTGCACCACGCGGCTGGTGCCGTGGTGGGAGCGGCGGATCGCCGGGGCGTTCAGCTTTCCGGGACTGGAGGATTAG
- a CDS encoding DUF2460 domain-containing protein has protein sequence MSEDFFEGRLPVPVGLGASGGPEWRTETITLASGREVRSASWSEARRRWDVVTPPLSRSGFAALQGFFNARRGRLQGFRFADLTEFSTAAPGESVSHEDEAIGVGDGTQTVFQLVRSTESGDLQIVRKPVSGSILVGLDGVLQTSGWSVDTATGLVTFEAPPAGGVVVTAGFEFDWPVRFDTDFLETSFEQPGVGRVVTLPLVELR, from the coding sequence ATGAGCGAGGACTTCTTTGAAGGGCGCTTGCCCGTGCCTGTGGGCCTCGGCGCGAGCGGCGGACCAGAGTGGCGGACTGAAACGATCACGCTGGCGAGCGGGCGCGAGGTGCGCAGTGCGAGCTGGAGCGAGGCGCGCCGGCGCTGGGATGTGGTGACGCCGCCTCTGTCGCGCAGTGGCTTTGCGGCGTTGCAGGGCTTCTTCAATGCGCGTCGGGGGCGGCTTCAGGGCTTCCGGTTCGCCGATTTGACGGAATTTTCGACGGCTGCGCCGGGGGAGAGTGTGAGCCATGAGGATGAGGCGATCGGCGTGGGCGATGGGACGCAGACGGTGTTTCAACTCGTTCGGTCTACCGAAAGCGGCGACCTGCAAATTGTTCGAAAGCCGGTCTCGGGCAGCATTTTGGTCGGGCTGGACGGGGTGCTTCAGACATCTGGTTGGAGCGTCGACACAGCGACTGGGCTGGTGACGTTTGAGGCGCCCCCGGCGGGCGGCGTCGTTGTGACGGCTGGGTTTGAATTCGACTGGCCCGTGCGCTTCGACACCGACTTTCTGGAAACGAGCTTTGAACAGCCCGGCGTGGGGCGCGTGGTCACGCTGCCTCTCGTTGAGCTTCGCTGA